CCATCATATGAGAAGCGCGACCTGACCCGGAAATGCGCCCAAAGAAGTGTGGGCTGCCCTGAAAACGCAGAGGAGATGATCATCACGATGTGGGATCAATGGCGGACGTGGGATCTCGCACACGTCAAGAAGAGTCTTGCTATGAGACTACTGTTTTGTCATCTCGCTGAGAGTTTACCTACTCCGGAATCGGCGCCTCTCTGCGTTGCTGTGAAGTCCGCTGGCATAAAACTCATTGTCGATCCAGGGCCAAAGCAGAGCGAGATTGAGCTGGTTATTCTGGCAATCAACGTTGTGCTTCTACCTCCTGTGAGAGAGCCAGATGCACTTGGGGTGGTCACTGATGAGATACCTACAAAGTCTTCCACGGTGCAAGTCAGTTCCCGAGAGACTTTATTCCAAGTCAATTGGGAGATATGCGAATTGGCAGAGGCGCTTACGAACCTCTTTTTAAAGGAAGACGACGCACCGCGTACGACAGTAATGGCTAAATCACCTCCGCCAAAGCATGCTAAAACGCCGGTCTATCACCAGGATGTGCAGGTGGTCTTCGTCACAGACAGATCGCAGATCATACTCGACACAATTAATCTTCGCAGTGTTATGACAGGACGGCACTTACGGTTCTCATTCATTGATGCAGACAAGAAAGCCTCTGGTCGTGGGGAGATTCTAAGTGCGCACATGCATCTTGAGCTGGCTGTTGGTGAAATCTTCTCTCGGTCGCGATCTCTTGCCAAGGCTCAATTTGAGCAACCGAGTCTTTATTTCGCTCTGGTTGAGCACGAAAAGGGCAGTAACATCCCTGACGAGATCAAGACCGCAGCTGCCAGTCAAATGATCATCTTCAAGATTCAAGAAGACATATCAGGCTTTGTGGAAGTGGTGGATGCTGTGCTGCGCGAAGAGGTTGCATATTTCCAGCGCCAGTCCAAGGCAATACAGTCTATAGccaagaaagagaaggagaagaagacaaGCGAGACAGTATCGACAACTAGCAAAGTCAAGGATGCCCAACTTCCCAATGTCACACTAGCTTTGTTTATGGACGCATATCAAGTTGAGCTTGCGCTACTCCAGCCTTTGGGTTGGTCCATATCAGGCAAATCCGGGCGCATCGCAGTAGTTCCCGCCCTCGGAAAGAATGTCACTCTTCGTGTCGACTATGATCTTGACGCTAGCCACCACAGACTGTACAGCACGTCTTCCGAGGGGTCACACGTCATCAGCTCCCTGCAGCTGCCCGCTGTCAACGGTCGGTTGAATGTTTCACAGACAGATCAAGAAACTCGTATCATGGCTTCTGGTATCATAGAAACCATCCAGATACAAGCTCGTGAAATACAGGCACTTGCAACGACGTTGAACAAGCCAGAAATCACGCAGATGCTTGACGCCGTTCGAGAGGATGTAGAAGTCCTGAAGACGCACATCGAAGAGATCTTCCCGCCAGATGAGGATAGTGCTGCGATCAGGCCTCCCATCCCGTTGAGAGATGTCCTCTTCGGAGTACAGCTAACCTTTTCTGGGATGAATGTAGTCGCAATCGCACCCGGTAAAGATGACGACTCTCCAACTGCGAATCTTGCGTTCTGCTTGTCATCCGTCCAGCTAGAGGCTACGAACATTAGTACAGACGACAAGGCAATGCTTTTCCCCGAAGCAATTGTTCGAATCCATGAAGTGACTATCGACATGACGTTGACAGACGCCAAGTCCATCCGTCGTTGTGGCAACCTTACCTTCAGTGCTATTTTCCAAGCCACGACTGAGCACGACTCTGAGCCCCAGCGAAGACTGTACCGAGTTCGTAGCTCTGGACTCCAACTCAACGTATTTGCAGACACCGCGTCAGCCGTTGTGGACGTTATGAATCACCTGCAAGACAGGATCAAGGACCTCGATCTCTCAAAAGAGAAACAGTATTTCAGAAGGCTACGTCATACGAAGAGTAAGCTTTCGAGCAAACGCACCAAGAGCGTCAAGAGTCGTGCAGATACCGATGATGACAGCATCGACTCGGGTGCTTTGTTTACTTCAACATATTCCATGGAGCTGCTCGATTTACAAGCCACTTGGGTTGTCGGCACTTCGATTGCGCCCTTCCCCAACACTGAAACTGAAGACCTCGTTCTATCATTCAAGAGAATCAACCTATCCACGCAGAAAGATGATGCAGCACGCTTGATGATCGAGGATATGCAGCTGCAAATGGTACCAGTTTCTGCTGATAAGAAGATGCGATCTCTGAACTCAGCGTTGCTGCCGAGGATGCAATTTAATGTAGCCTACGCCTCCACGAAAGAGACAAGAAAGCTTGCTTTTCATGCTGCCGGCAAAGCCCTCGATCTTCAACTGGACTCCCACTTTATCCTCCCTGCGAATGTCATCGAGCGTTCGATCGCGCTCGCAGGCAAAAACTTCCGAAAGGCTTCTGCGAACTGGAGCGTAACACCCACAACATCTGGTGCACAGCGAAAGAATCCATTTGGAAACAAGCGCCTCTCGTCGTTGACCGTAGATGCGAACTTCGCGGGAGCTGTAGTGCACATAAATGGCCGAGAAGGCCCACCGGCACAAGGGACGTCGCATCGATCGCAACAAAAGGGGAGATATAGTCAGTTTGTCGGCGATGGCTCGAAGAGTAGTATGGTCCTTCGAGCGCCCGGCATTGCTCTACGGGTAGAATATCAGGACGAAGGACAGGACCCGTCCCTAACCGCTGAGCTTCGTGTTGACGGATCTAGTAACACTCTGCTGCCCACTGTGGTGCCTATTATCATCGATATATCGGACAGTATCAAAGCCGTCGTTCGTGACAAGGACGGCGGCGAAACCCTTAGAACGCCTCAAGAAGAGAAACCAGAGCCACCGGCCAAGCCTAGCACAAAGCTGGTTGATGAGGATAGCAACATTATTAACGCCGACCCATCTGCGCTTCTGGGTCGCACTAGCCTCAATCTCGGCCTCAGAATCTGCAAGCAGGAGTTCAGCCTCAGTTGTCAACCGATCGCGCGTGTCGCAGCCATCGCGAAGCTCGAGGATATCTACGTCACAGTCAACAGTGTCAAGTCACAAGAACACGGTCATTTCTTCGCGGCATCTGCCACGTTTACAAAGCTCAATGCTACTGTCCAGCACGTTTACTCCCGAGAATCGACATTTGGTCTTGATATGGAGTCGATTGTTCTGTCACTCATGAACAGCAAGCATTTGAGTGGCACAAGTGGTATCTCGGCTATACTCAAGATCAGCCCCACCGCGTTGCAGATCAACGCTCGGCAGTTGCATGACTTCTTGCTCTTCAGAGAGATATGGATTCCTCCCGAGATTAGGCAGTCGTCGCAGCCAGCGGATTCGAACGTCAATCCTAATCCAGAGCCACAAGAATATCTGATGCAGCGCTACCAGCAAGTGACGGCTGCGACGGCTTTCCCATGGAATGCCAATGTAGCGATCGCAGACATCAGGGTCGATCTGGATCTTGGCCAAGCTATTGGTAAATCCTCGCTCCACATACACAATATGTGGGCTTCGTCAACAAAGGGCACTGATTGGGAGCAAAACCTGTGCATTGGTGTAGAGAAGGTCAGTCTCGAGAGCACAGGTCGAACAAGCGGCTTCGTCGAGCTGGCGGGACTGAAGGTACGAACATCCATCAGATGGCCCTCACGAGCACCAGACAAGCGTTCAACACCGCTCATTCAAGCATCTATTGCTTTCGGGAAATTGCACGTCAAGTCCGGCTTCGACTACCAAGCCTTCGCCATAGCAGACATTGCCAATTTCGAGTTCCTCATGTACAACGTCCGCGACGAGGGACAAGGTGCTCAAGACCGACTCGTTGCCATCCTAGATGGTGACAAGGTGCACGTCTACTGTCATGCCACAAGCGCGGCACAAGGCCTTGCTCTCTATCAAGCTATCGAGAGACTGGTGCAGGAAAACCAACAAGCATACCTGCAATCACTAAAGGACATTGAAAAATACCTCAGGCGCAAGTCCTCAGTATCGCAACCTTTCGCCCGCTCACCTTCACCGAGCACGATTGCCCCGAAACCAAACGACGATTCGTTCAAGGCTCCAATCTCCCTTCACACAGATGTAGTTGTCACGCTTCGGTCCATCAACTTGGGTGTCTATCCTGGCACCTTCCTCGACAACGTAGTCCTTATGCTTGAAGCTGGTGACATGCAGGCGCGCTTCGCAGTAGCTCTCGAAACCCCAAAGATCCACTCCAGCCTGAGTATGACCCTGGGCCAGCTCTCGGTTGCCTTTTCCTCGATTCCGTCTCCCAAGAAGAGCAAGCCTGTTGCCGATCTCACTGTTGAAGATGTAGTCGAAAGCGCAAGGTCTGCGCGTGGCGGCACAATTCTAAGGGTACCTAGGGTTATAGCCACAATGCACACCTGGCAGGCTCCGAAGAACAACCACATTGACTACGTGTTCAAGAGCAGCTTAGAAGGAAAGGTGGATGTCGGTTGGAACTACTCCCGCATCAGCCACATCCGCCAAATGTGGACCAACCATTCGCGAACTCTGGCTGGTCGGCTGGGTAAACCGCTTCCAGAAAGTAACATCAAAATCAGCACCTCACAACCCCTCGAAGTCCCTCCCAACTACGGCCAACACGACACGGAAACCACGGCCAACACCACTGCAAACGAAGCGGCGACCCGCACCCGCGCCCTCAGCGTCTCTACAGGTCCGAATCCAAACAACCCAGACTCTGAGCAAGAGAAGATCACCGCTGTTGTCAACGTACCGCAGTCCAAATACGAGTACACACCCCTCGAGCCGTCCATCATCGAGACACCACAGCTGAGGGATATGGGAGAGGCGACACCGCCGCTGGAGTGGATCGGATTGCATCGGGATCGACTGCCGAACGTCACGCATCAGATTGTGATAGTCACCTTGTTGGAGGTAGCCAGAGAGGTCGAGGACGCCTATGAGCGAATTCTCGGCAGTTCGTAAGGGCAAAGGGAAACAGGAGCGGACGAGCAAGGGTTGAGAGTGTGTATACATGCTACGGCGTTCCAGGTCAAACAAGGACTGCATTTGTGGCGCTTGGGTCTAGAGTTTAGCATACATGTGTATGTACattattattgttgttgttgttgttatgGTTGTTGTTCACAATAGATATCTCTGCATTATACAGATCATGTTgcaacccccccccccaatCCTTCTCTCATCACGGGTCAACATGCCGATGTACATACATGACGTCCGATCCTTCTCAACATACATCCCTCCTCCATACGACAGGTCTCGCGCGCCACCATGTCCACGGATCGCCTTCACATGTAGTAAAAAAAAGAATatttctttctttccttttaGAGCGTTATGGTCTTTAGGAGAGATAAAGTAGTCtagtagatagatagatagataaatagataaatagataacACCAAATAAACTCCACACATAAAACATCACCAGCCCACACAACAAGCTAAATCCCCAACGCTCCAGCTGCACACCATCGCCAGAGTTAAAAGCAAGGGTCTGTAGTGCTAAATACCCCCCCTGTCCTGTCTTGTGGCGCTTAGTGCTGCCTAGTGGTATACCCAGATACTGCGTCCTGTAGCAAGAGAGTAATTATAGCTATGTGCAGGCTATGTAGTAACTCACTACTTGCTAGTCCCAGCTTGACAGGATGTGGGGGTGGGCTGGTGAGAGACTAGAGTGTGGAGATGGATTGCGCGAAAGGGTTTTTGGAGAGGAGGTTGTGTCGCCACTCCGGTACTCGACTAGCCTGGGGTAGCACGGCGCGTTTCCGGCACCTGTGGGGCGAGGCAGGTGATTGGGGTTTTGCAGGGACGGAGGTTGATGGGGGTGAGGGGCGCCCTTGAGGGCGAGGGTGTGTGGTCGTTTGTGAGAGACAATAAAGGTGCTGCGGCTGCCTAGCCCGCTACTTACATCAGTAGGGTGCTGGCGCGAGCTGGTAGGACGTGGGGTGCGGGTTGCGGCGTGCAGGCAGCAGGCGATAGTGCCGTACCTTTGTCTTATTTGTGGTGTAGTTTGCATGTATGCTCTAAGCTCTGTAAAACGGTGCTGAGGCTTTGTGCAATAGGGGCCAGGCGTGTGAGGAAAAGAGGTATGATCGATGGCTCGAGATTGCATCAACTATACGGTACCGCCAATAGGATAAAGAAAGGGGAATCTCAGTAGACAGTGAACGAAACAACACCAACCTCCATCCGCTCTGAAAGAATGGCCACCGCCCTGGGTATGCAGATGGGATCTAAATAAATGCATGAGAAGAAAGCGATGCGTAACGTTGATAAAGAACGAGAAGATGATTCCAAGCGCCTCCAACGCTATGAAAAGACGAATCCATGCAGCCTCTGAGGCTTCAACCGAAAACCATCCAACGCCTCAATAATGCAATTCTTGTCCCAAGCGTGCTGCGCAGCCGTGAAGTGGATGCTCGCCAGTATCACACGGCGGGAAGCTTGTACGCCGTGACCGTATAGATGCATGAAAGCCTGATGACATATATTGGAAAGAAAAGACCAAGCTTTAGAACGCCGTCTTCCGGGGTATCGTGTGTTATGCTGTCCAGGACCTGATAGGAAAGTGAGTCGCCACAGAGTTCAAAGGTGACTGTTACGGATGGGCGCGAGAGATTGGCAGCGCAAGAATCCGTCTCGAGCGAGGAGGACCGAGTTGCGAAGGGTTTGCGCATCGCCCGGGTACTGATTGAAGGTGGTGTACGGGAATCCAAATGCGGTTAGTCCACAGCGGTCCGCATGATCGATGACTGGATCAGCCGACATGCGTGCCCACCCACCACTCACCGCCATCATGGTGACATCAAGTGTACGGTGCTGGGTTCTTCGCCCTCTTCTCCCTACACCCTCGTCGTACGGTGTCCATATTGCTGGTAAGCGTCGTCTGCCGACATCTGGCTGATATCAGGTGCACCATCTGAGCGAAGTGCTTGTGAGCCAGATGGCACACCGGCTACCGCGGAGCTGTTGAGATAGCCATAGTCCCAGGACCCACGTCCTCCTTGTGTCAGGGTGGATGGATAATGCGACATCTGATGAGATCCTGGGCCCCATTGAGTCATGCTCTGTACTGAAGGGGTTCTCTGCGGGGTAGGCATGCCATGACCCGATGATGCCTCCAAGCCTGCTGACATCTTGAAGTTGGGTGACAAGCTTGTGGATGTCATGCTGGGCGTGTAGGTGGCCGAGACAACTGAGGAAGAAACCGATCGCGGGGAAGTATGCCGATGCATACTGCCAGAAGCATAGGCAAGCCCGCTTGAGCCGTAGGAAGACGCCGAAGCGATGGGGAGTGATCCAGCGCCGGCCGTTGAGGCGTAGCTTGCAGACTACAGCATGTCAGCTTTCCTCGCTTGCGCTGTGACGAGGCGA
The window above is part of the Ascochyta rabiei chromosome 1, complete sequence genome. Proteins encoded here:
- a CDS encoding Macrophage colony-stimulating factor 1 receptor, yielding MAGGIVAEPLNPRDGFNWVFLVELLICGILTVFFFFYFNRLFATLISYAVRAYTWRNFHAYIDITGLQISPLGGRIFFKDIRYHGHNETILVHGGYITWNYWLRRVRDAAVYAGSDASADPDSRRASSASDAPSTSRSRNVDKAEKGGKQTPKQLPCRISVKISGVEAFMYNRSPAYDGIVDAFQRKAHANTEPSTEPCSSASHATRSSSVSQSDGSSHDEEHHHKKLRKDPPAQEENVQRVDTSRSTTSTSKRDNLPAFLRILPVHVDITKGAIVVGNENTLAVITAQFEKATGTLDASSSGPLDVYQQLFSFQVTHPIVHMKPNPDYKSSQLDSAALYKQESDKGIPEESIIEKDVTHKHRKPWSKSISILSGLFSKSSDSVHTHSKSGLKNSKYFAPQWHFPGQERWKGLARYLDDSQNDGHGEWDGIEYAKTSLIADIPCVNVSFYWDVTGPVPAENDNSMFVDSDRPHDINGSVPPDYGMDIEVFGGLINYGPWADRHRGIFQNIFFPGARVDAVPAAPLQTGDPRTLSVFKLFLFIGEDTVLRIPIREPSKDWRWKGKAHTLAAHEKSAQDKAKGKSKSRKRRGKQRDTTAAQNVRPFAWIDVKVAGNSTVNYTMDMVASSKGFGNKLDVSIASTEISSSVNHGLLWRSGSIALDCDLSAPLAWNTLRTWMFNIKCQDLELFLLRDHLFLLTDLVADWGAGPPPDYFLFVPFRYLLHVDFNNFKLYLNTNDSNIVNNPADLDDNDFIILSGEHLQGDVTIPLDKFRPLQNEIQFDVRGDDMTLEVLMPPKNTLKTFLRSPKAAKLGGLTLKGSHTYVTTMDPMNTDRLFMDIQGHRLNLELYGWLIHHFMKIKENYFGDDMHFKTLEEFQGLPSTSLSKDEPGTDSQPVKISNDLDVILCISVDDTSVLVPANLYSAERSVRADLPYASADLRFTNYYMDLMVNFSPISVSLSEPTTSPESSPEQLHGSSSGQTELFVDSVVIFGHRLFGLPPTEPTYICNWDFDVGKISGECTSAFIETAAGAARSFAFTLDDDENSVPLTEIPIIHDTTLLRLRTQDVHIWLHIAPEALLVKTSAITLDFNDLAGATFSQRLSACVPDLTVGAVDARSASRHRTRSGGKRVVETHAFFQTTLSLNMLTRKLDFRADRDKQQAHMREHDQRTNRASFLFKREFDHTFYQPTTVQNNVRPPAMQFPDMPQPILFYGPRTHETASLRSTASLSNGSLPRGRRSGTGSLRSTSNGSLASSIRSTIRHKHTANTTRSSRSRTLFGGSSNRAESGSRFHTPLGEDERTRRNLAPSSVALSSSLAPPYFPLDQIDPDLSDVPSIPNLPTPFEKDRDDALVFNDVSTGHLDETFAHTSLLISAEPGIRIYCTPDFVKCISNLVEIIQPLRPEDLLDDFQIKVMTRILDNRTRLEGIGSSLEFNVRVPFAHIRFQHGFDSTSTSAAGKDQYDVIANNLELAARMKKFPGERAGEDSLALHTTLGSLGLSVTERALQGPSEGVAVQAELRDVLVWSLQNKESSVNISFRSFETAAASKKIEYLAALVHRTTLLAEELALGFVEADEQQQRRLRYLAWYLTSVQDQYADPAFLIKVSYALRAARDHLRSHDSWKIISRFRYTWQCLPSYEKRDLTRKCAQRSVGCPENAEEMIITMWDQWRTWDLAHVKKSLAMRLLFCHLAESLPTPESAPLCVAVKSAGIKLIVDPGPKQSEIELVILAINVVLLPPVREPDALGVVTDEIPTKSSTVQVSSRETLFQVNWEICELAEALTNLFLKEDDAPRTTVMAKSPPPKHAKTPVYHQDVQVVFVTDRSQIILDTINLRSVMTGRHLRFSFIDADKKASGRGEILSAHMHLELAVGEIFSRSRSLAKAQFEQPSLYFALVEHEKGSNIPDEIKTAAASQMIIFKIQEDISGFVEVVDAVLREEVAYFQRQSKAIQSIAKKEKEKKTSETVSTTSKVKDAQLPNVTLALFMDAYQVELALLQPLGWSISGKSGRIAVVPALGKNVTLRVDYDLDASHHRLYSTSSEGSHVISSLQLPAVNGRLNVSQTDQETRIMASGIIETIQIQAREIQALATTLNKPEITQMLDAVREDVEVLKTHIEEIFPPDEDSAAIRPPIPLRDVLFGVQLTFSGMNVVAIAPGKDDDSPTANLAFCLSSVQLEATNISTDDKAMLFPEAIVRIHEVTIDMTLTDAKSIRRCGNLTFSAIFQATTEHDSEPQRRLYRVRSSGLQLNVFADTASAVVDVMNHLQDRIKDLDLSKEKQYFRRLRHTKSKLSSKRTKSVKSRADTDDDSIDSGALFTSTYSMELLDLQATWVVGTSIAPFPNTETEDLVLSFKRINLSTQKDDAARLMIEDMQLQMVPVSADKKMRSLNSALLPRMQFNVAYASTKETRKLAFHAAGKALDLQLDSHFILPANVIERSIALAGKNFRKASANWSVTPTTSGAQRKNPFGNKRLSSLTVDANFAGAVVHINGREGPPAQGTSHRSQQKGRYSQFVGDGSKSSMVLRAPGIALRVEYQDEGQDPSLTAELRVDGSSNTLLPTVVPIIIDISDSIKAVVRDKDGGETLRTPQEEKPEPPAKPSTKLVDEDSNIINADPSALLGRTSLNLGLRICKQEFSLSCQPIARVAAIAKLEDIYVTVNSVKSQEHGHFFAASATFTKLNATVQHVYSRESTFGLDMESIVLSLMNSKHLSGTSGISAILKISPTALQINARQLHDFLLFREIWIPPEIRQSSQPADSNVNPNPEPQEYLMQRYQQVTAATAFPWNANVAIADIRVDLDLGQAIGKSSLHIHNMWASSTKGTDWEQNLCIGVEKVSLESTGRTSGFVELAGLKVRTSIRWPSRAPDKRSTPLIQASIAFGKLHVKSGFDYQAFAIADIANFEFLMYNVRDEGQGAQDRLVAILDGDKVHVYCHATSAAQGLALYQAIERLVQENQQAYLQSLKDIEKYLRRKSSVSQPFARSPSPSTIAPKPNDDSFKAPISLHTDVVVTLRSINLGVYPGTFLDNVVLMLEAGDMQARFAVALETPKIHSSLSMTLGQLSVAFSSIPSPKKSKPVADLTVEDVVESARSARGGTILRVPRVIATMHTWQAPKNNHIDYVFKSSLEGKVDVGWNYSRISHIRQMWTNHSRTLAGRLGKPLPESNIKISTSQPLEVPPNYGQHDTETTANTTANEAATRTRALSVSTGPNPNNPDSEQEKITAVVNVPQSKYEYTPLEPSIIETPQLRDMGEATPPLEWIGLHRDRLPNVTHQIVIVTLLEVAREVEDAYERILGSS